Proteins encoded in a region of the Raphanus sativus cultivar WK10039 chromosome 8, ASM80110v3, whole genome shotgun sequence genome:
- the LOC108862643 gene encoding uncharacterized protein LOC108862643: protein MTTIAGGSFGATSSRISILTPTLSSSSLFPPLTLHQSGNRKDSQLRCAVQESSTSAVATEKKEKGKEKEDSTVEVPAKKPKPAAAKAAVAKPLGEMMEEDVIPQLKAILEAQDDISEIDLSFQDDKLEGFFFKKGIQYSFWAFFPSGNLTGAKGFSISSYGSGPSTVEPFLVDERKPTANHVVFWVEKRLAAQGIIPVWNQ, encoded by the exons ATGACAACAATAGCAGGAGGATCATTTGGAGCTACCAGCTCTCGTATCTCTATACTCACCCCAACTCTTTCATCCTCTTCTTTGTTTCCACCACTAACGTTG CATCAGTCAGGTAATAGAAAGGATAGTCAGCTGCGTTGTGCCGTGCAAGAGTCTTCCACTTCTGCTG TTGCTactgagaagaaagaaaaaggaaaagaaaaagaagactCAACAGTGGAAGTTCCAGCAAAGAAACCAAAACCGGCAGCTGCCAAGGCAGCCGTGGCAAAACCACTGGGAGAAATGATGGAAGAAGACGTGATTCCTCAACTAAAAGCAATTCTTGAAGCTCAAGATGATATATCTGAGATTGATTTATCTTTCCAAGACGATAAG CTTGAGGGTTTTTTCTTCAAGAAAGGTATTCAATATTCCTTCTGGGCCTTCTTCCCCAGTGGTAATCTCACAG gaGCAAAGGGCTTTTCAATCTCCTCATACGGATCAGGTCCAAGTACCGTAGAGCCGTTTCTAGTCGACGAGAGGAAACCAACTGCAAACCACGTTGTGTTTTGGGTCGAGAAGCGCCTTGCTGCACAAGGGATTATTCCCGTCTGGAACCAATAA
- the LOC108862641 gene encoding protein DETOXIFICATION 1 isoform X2 produces the protein MEDPFLIRDEQLVPSTTTWHRGQLTVELKKVCRLAAPMATVTSAQYLLPVISVMVAGHNGELQLSGVALATSFTNVSGFSIMYGLAGALETLCGQAYGAKQYEKLGTYAYSAIASNIPICFLISTLWIFIDKLLISLGQDPDISRVAGSYAFRLIPALFGQAIVIPLTRFLLTQGLVLPLLCCAVTTLLFHISVCWILVFKFGLGSNGAALSISVSFWFYALILACYVRFSTSCERTLTQSEITKFFHYGVPSAAMLCLEWWLFELLVLASGLLPNPKLETSVLSICLTTETLHYVISNGVAAAVSTRVANNLGAGSPQVARVSIFAGLCLWLIESVFFSTLLFACRNIFGYAFSNSKEVVDYVTDLSPLLCLSFILDGFTAVLNGVARGSGWQHIGAWNNVVSYYLVGAPVGLYLAFSHGFNGKGLWCGVVVGSAVQATILAIVTTSVDWEKQAEKARKRIISRENGLA, from the exons ATGGAAGACCCATTTCTTATAAGAGATGAACAGTTAGTTCCCAGTACAACGACATGGCACAGAGGTCAGCTCACCGTGGAGCTGAAGAAAGTATGCCGCTTGGCAGCTCCTATGGCTACAGTGACCAGTGCTCAATACCTTTTACCTGTCATCTCAGTCATGGTCGCCGGCCACAACGGCGAGCTTCAGCTCTCCGGCGTCGCTCTTGCCACCTCCTTCACAAATGTCTCCGGTTTCAGCATTATG TATGGATTAGCGGGTGCTTTAGAAACTCTTTGTGGCCAAGCTTATGGAGCTAAGCAATACGAGAAACTCGGAACCTACGCATACTCTGCAATCGCCTCCAACATCCCAATCTGTTTCCTCATATCAACTCTTTGGATATTCATCGACAAGCTCTTGATCTCTCTTGGACAAGACCCTGACATCTCCAGAGTCGCTGGTTCCTACGCCTTTCGCCTTATACCGGCTTTGTTCGGACAAGCTATTGTCATACCACTGACTCGGTTTCTTCTGACACAAGGGTTGGTTCTTCCTCTCCTCTGCTGTGCCGTAAccacccttttgttccacatcTCCGTTTGCTGGATTTTGGTTTTCAAGTTTGGTCTGGGAAGCAATGGAGCTGCTTTGTCTATTAGTGTGTCTTTCTGGTTCTATGCTTTGATACTCGCATGCTATGTGAGATTCTCCACCTCTTGTGAGAGGACACTGACGCAGTCGGAAATCACAAAG TTCTTCCATTACGGAGTTCCATCAGCAGCAATGTTGTG CCTAGAATGGTGGCTATTTGAGCTACTCGTACTCGCCTCAGGACTACTCCCAAACCCGAAACTTGAGACCTCTGTTCTTTCAATATG TCTTACAACAGAAACATTGCACTATGTAATTTCAAATGGAGTTGCGGCGGCTGTGAG CACACGCGTGGCAAACAATTTGGGAGCTGGGAGTCCTCAAGTTGCTAGGGTATCAATATTTGCAGGTCTTTGTCTCTGGCTGATAGAGTCAGTTTTCTTTAGCACACTTCTCTTCGCCTGCCGAAATATCTTCGGATACGCATTCAGCAACAGCAAAGAAGTTGTGGACTATGTCACGGACCTGTCTCCTTTGCTCTGTCTTTCCTTCATCCTAGATGGATTTACTGCAGTTCTTAATGGGGTTGCTAGGGGAAGTGGGTGGCAACACATTGGAGCTTGGAACAATGTGGTGTCTTATTATCTTGTAGGAGCTCCGGTTGGACTTTACTTAGCTTTCAGTCATGGGTTTAACGGAAAAGGATTGTGGTGCGGTGTTGTGGTTGGGTCCGCTGTTCAAGCAACTATTCTGGCTATAGTCACAACTTCCGTGGATTGGGAAAAACAG GCTGAGAAGGCAAGGAAGAGAATAATCTCTAGGGAAAATGGACTAGCTTAA
- the LOC108862641 gene encoding protein DETOXIFICATION 1 isoform X1 — MEDPFLIRDEQLVPSTTTWHRGQLTVELKKVCRLAAPMATVTSAQYLLPVISVMVAGHNGELQLSGVALATSFTNVSGFSIMYGLAGALETLCGQAYGAKQYEKLGTYAYSAIASNIPICFLISTLWIFIDKLLISLGQDPDISRVAGSYAFRLIPALFGQAIVIPLTRFLLTQGLVLPLLCCAVTTLLFHISVCWILVFKFGLGSNGAALSISVSFWFYALILACYVRFSTSCERTLTQSEITKTRSFVSDDFVSSVKQFFHYGVPSAAMLCLEWWLFELLVLASGLLPNPKLETSVLSICLTTETLHYVISNGVAAAVSTRVANNLGAGSPQVARVSIFAGLCLWLIESVFFSTLLFACRNIFGYAFSNSKEVVDYVTDLSPLLCLSFILDGFTAVLNGVARGSGWQHIGAWNNVVSYYLVGAPVGLYLAFSHGFNGKGLWCGVVVGSAVQATILAIVTTSVDWEKQAEKARKRIISRENGLA; from the exons ATGGAAGACCCATTTCTTATAAGAGATGAACAGTTAGTTCCCAGTACAACGACATGGCACAGAGGTCAGCTCACCGTGGAGCTGAAGAAAGTATGCCGCTTGGCAGCTCCTATGGCTACAGTGACCAGTGCTCAATACCTTTTACCTGTCATCTCAGTCATGGTCGCCGGCCACAACGGCGAGCTTCAGCTCTCCGGCGTCGCTCTTGCCACCTCCTTCACAAATGTCTCCGGTTTCAGCATTATG TATGGATTAGCGGGTGCTTTAGAAACTCTTTGTGGCCAAGCTTATGGAGCTAAGCAATACGAGAAACTCGGAACCTACGCATACTCTGCAATCGCCTCCAACATCCCAATCTGTTTCCTCATATCAACTCTTTGGATATTCATCGACAAGCTCTTGATCTCTCTTGGACAAGACCCTGACATCTCCAGAGTCGCTGGTTCCTACGCCTTTCGCCTTATACCGGCTTTGTTCGGACAAGCTATTGTCATACCACTGACTCGGTTTCTTCTGACACAAGGGTTGGTTCTTCCTCTCCTCTGCTGTGCCGTAAccacccttttgttccacatcTCCGTTTGCTGGATTTTGGTTTTCAAGTTTGGTCTGGGAAGCAATGGAGCTGCTTTGTCTATTAGTGTGTCTTTCTGGTTCTATGCTTTGATACTCGCATGCTATGTGAGATTCTCCACCTCTTGTGAGAGGACACTGACGCAGTCGGAAATCACAAAG ACACGCAGCTTTGTATCCGATGATTTTGTGTCTTCTGTCAAACAGTTCTTCCATTACGGAGTTCCATCAGCAGCAATGTTGTG CCTAGAATGGTGGCTATTTGAGCTACTCGTACTCGCCTCAGGACTACTCCCAAACCCGAAACTTGAGACCTCTGTTCTTTCAATATG TCTTACAACAGAAACATTGCACTATGTAATTTCAAATGGAGTTGCGGCGGCTGTGAG CACACGCGTGGCAAACAATTTGGGAGCTGGGAGTCCTCAAGTTGCTAGGGTATCAATATTTGCAGGTCTTTGTCTCTGGCTGATAGAGTCAGTTTTCTTTAGCACACTTCTCTTCGCCTGCCGAAATATCTTCGGATACGCATTCAGCAACAGCAAAGAAGTTGTGGACTATGTCACGGACCTGTCTCCTTTGCTCTGTCTTTCCTTCATCCTAGATGGATTTACTGCAGTTCTTAATGGGGTTGCTAGGGGAAGTGGGTGGCAACACATTGGAGCTTGGAACAATGTGGTGTCTTATTATCTTGTAGGAGCTCCGGTTGGACTTTACTTAGCTTTCAGTCATGGGTTTAACGGAAAAGGATTGTGGTGCGGTGTTGTGGTTGGGTCCGCTGTTCAAGCAACTATTCTGGCTATAGTCACAACTTCCGTGGATTGGGAAAAACAG GCTGAGAAGGCAAGGAAGAGAATAATCTCTAGGGAAAATGGACTAGCTTAA